From Primulina huaijiensis isolate GDHJ02 chromosome 15, ASM1229523v2, whole genome shotgun sequence, one genomic window encodes:
- the LOC140959747 gene encoding probable galactinol--sucrose galactosyltransferase 2, with amino-acid sequence MTIGAVPVIKNGCLMFGGKVVLTGVPENVVVSPANSGSAFLGASSSNSSSRHVFKLGVLEDCKFVCLFMAKIWWMIPRVGKSASDIPMETQMLLLELDQEPVLDVAVEETLAEPTTSGNKIYVLVLPVLDGTFRTSLQGTKSNELQFCYESGDPQLQTSEAMEGVFVNSGDNPFELIKDSIKIFAKHKGTFSHLDTKKIPAHLDWFGWCTWDAFYTEVSPNGIEEGLQSFKEGGISPKFLIIDDGWQETVNEFIKEGEPLIEGTQFATRLVDIKENSKFKGELDGSSSNLKQLIHYIKENYGLKYVYMWHALAGYWGGVLSSSEALKKYNPKLEYPVQSSGRLGNIRDVAMDGLEKFGVGLVDPEKVHDFYNDMHSYLASCGVDGVKVDVQNLLETLGSTHGGRVSITKKYHEALDESMEKNFGENNLICCMCHNTDSIFSSKKSATARASEDFMPNEPTFQTLHIASVSFNSLLLGEVFVPDWDVFHSNHNTAEFHGAARAIGGCPVYVSDKPGKQDFSILKKLILCDGSILRARYAGRPTRDCLFIDPVMDGKSLLKIWNLNKRTGVVGVFNCQGAGTWPMKQAPESTPSPTSKVIAGCVSPLDVEFLDEIVEESWNGNYVVFSSNSGSISVVPKDKTVEVSLNILECEIFTISPIKKLNEKVYFAPIGLIEMYNSGGAVEDYTINDTTVTIKARGSGLFGAYSSIKPSSCKVNQKNEEFTYHFEDGLLRVNLGDGLSFQEIEISY; translated from the exons ATGACGATCGGAGCAGTGCCGGTTATCAAGAATGGCTGCCTCATGTTTGGTGGTAAGGTTGTCTTGACAGGAGTTCCCGAAAATGTTGTCGTTTCGCCGGCAAATTCTGGATCGGCTTTTCTGGGAGCAAGTTCATCTAACTCCAGTTCTCGCCATGTTTTCAAACTTGGAGTTCTCGA GGACTGCAAGTTCGTGTGTCTCTTTATGGCCAAGATCTGGTGGATGATACCGCGTGTCGGAAAATCTGCCAGTGACATTCCTATGGAGACGCAAATGCTTCTACTGGAGTTAGATCAAGAACCTGTTCTCGATGTAGCGGTTGAAGAAACTCTGGCAGAACCGACGACAAGTGGAAATAAAATTTACGTTCTTGTTTTGCCTGTTCTGGATGGAACATTTAGAACAAGTTTGCAGGGGACTAAATCAAATGAGCTCCAATTCTGCTATGAAAGTG GTGATCCTCAACTCCAAACTTCTGAAGCAATGGAAGGAGTTTTTGTTAATTCAGGGGACAACCCTTTTGAACTTATCAAGGATTCGATCAA AATTTTTGCTAAACACAAGGGAACATTTAGTCACCTGGACACCAAGAAG ATTCCTGCTCATTTAGACTGGTTTGGATGGTGCACTTGGGATGCATTCTACACTGAAGTGTCACCAAATGGAATCGAAGAGGGCCTTCAAAG TTTCAAAGAAGGGGGGATTTCCCCTAAGTTCTTGATCATAGACGACGGTTGGCAAGAAACAGTTAACGAATTTATAAAGGAAGGCGAGCCATTGATCGAAGGAACACA ATTTGCTACAAGATTGGTAGATATCAAGGAAAATAGCAAGTTCAAGGGAGAATTGGATGGCTCGAGCTCAAATCTCAAACAATTGATCCATtatatcaaagaaaattacgGATTGAA ATATGTTTATATGTGGCATGCTTTAGCTGGTTACTGGGGCGGAGTCCTTTCTTCATCTGAAGCACTGAAAAAATACAACCCTAAGCTCGAATATCCAGTCCAATCATCTGGTAGACTAGGGAACATAAGAGACGTAGCCATGGATGGCTTGGAAAAGTTTGGAGTCGGATTAGTTGACCCCGAAAAAGTTCATGATTTTTACAACGATATGCACAGTTATCTTGCTAGTTGTGGAGTCGATGGAGTAAAAGTCGATGTTCAAAATTTGTTAGAAACGTTAGGCAGCACACACGGAGGAAGAGTTTCAATTACTAAAAAATATCATGAAGCTCTTGATGAATCTATGGAGAAAAATTTTGGGGAAAATAATCTAATCTGCTGCATGTGTCACAATACAGACTCAATTTTCAG TTCGAAGAAGAGCGCAACTGCAAGAGCATCTGAGGATTTCATGCCAAATGAACCAACTTTTCAGACACTGCATATCGCATCAGTTTCTTTCAATAGTCTCCTTCTAGGCGAAGTTTTCGTGCCAGATTGGGATGTGTTTCAT AGCAATCATAACACCGCTGAGTTCCATGGGGCGGCAAGAGCAATAGGCGGGTGTCCTGTCTATGTAAG TGACAAGCCAGGAAAACAAGATTTCAGCATCCTAAAGAAACTCATTCTGTGTGATGGATCCATCTTAAGGGCTAGATATGCTGGCAGACCAACTCGGGACTGCCTGTTTATCGATCCAGTCATGGATGGAAAGAG CTTGCTGAAGATATGGAACTTGAATAAGCGAACAGGAGTAGTAGGAGTTTTCAACTGCCAAGGTGCAGGAACCTGGCCAATGAAACAAGCTCCTGAATCCACTCCGTCTCCAACCTCGAAAGTGATAGCTGGTTGTGTGAGTCCGCTTGATGTCGAATTTCTTGATGAAATAGTAGAGGAAAGTTGGAATGGAAACTATGTCGTATTCAGCTCTAACTCAG GGTCAATATCCGTTGTTCCAAAGGACAAAACTGTTGAAGTTTCTTTGAACATCTtagaatgtgaaatatttaccaTCTCTCCCATAAAG AAACTCAATGAGAAAGTGTATTTTGCCCCGATTGGGTTGATCGAAATGTACAACTCTGGAGGAGCAGTTGAAGATTACACAATAAATGATACAACTGTTACAATCAAAGCTAGAGGGTCTGGATTATTTGGAGCATATTCAAGTATCAAACCAAGTTCTTGTAAAGTAAACCAGAAGAATGAGGAGTTCACATACCATTTTGAGGATGGGTTATTGAGAGTAAATCTTGGAGACGGCCTTAGCTTTCAAGAGATTGAGATTTCATATTAA